From Bifidobacterium sp. ESL0790, one genomic window encodes:
- a CDS encoding acyl-CoA carboxylase subunit beta: protein MTDILTTSSVEKAMASSQPLNQQPIRAAVARAAELAQAAESHAHERQSAKGKFTARERLDLLFDTGTFQEIGRFSGGNINKGVAGSAVITGFGDVYGRKVAVYAQDFSVRGGTLGHAEGEKICHLMDMALDLKIPVVALIDSGGARIQEGVEALTQYGHIFQKTCEASGFIPQLSLILGPCAGGAVYCPALTDFIIMTRQNSNMFVTGPDVVKSVTGETISMEDLGGGKVHNTVSGVAHYLGEDEADAIDYARTVLAYLPSSSDAKPPVYAYADTRADRETAERLATIVPDNDRQPYDINEVIRCIVDYGEFVPVQALYAKCAVVGFACIEGHPVGVVANQPNEQAGILDVDSSEKIARFVRLCDAFNLPVVTLVDTPGYKPGSDQEHAGIIRRGAKVIYAYANAQVPMVSVVLRKAFGGAYIVMGSKAIGADVNYAWPSSQIAVLGAAGAVNIIHRKDLHKAKERKQDVEALRQKYISEYESETLNANLSLETGQIDAMIDPEQTREAIAESLRLLRGKKRTRRTTKHHGNQPM from the coding sequence ATGACGGACATCCTCACCACCTCGTCGGTCGAGAAGGCCATGGCCAGCAGCCAGCCGCTGAACCAGCAGCCGATTCGCGCCGCCGTGGCCCGCGCCGCCGAGCTCGCCCAGGCCGCCGAAAGCCATGCGCACGAGCGTCAGAGCGCCAAGGGCAAGTTCACCGCGCGTGAGCGCCTCGACCTGCTCTTTGACACCGGCACTTTCCAGGAGATCGGCCGCTTCTCCGGCGGCAACATCAACAAGGGCGTCGCGGGCTCCGCGGTCATCACCGGTTTCGGCGACGTCTATGGCCGTAAGGTCGCCGTCTACGCGCAGGACTTCTCCGTGCGTGGCGGCACGCTCGGCCATGCCGAAGGCGAGAAGATCTGCCATCTGATGGACATGGCCCTCGACCTGAAGATTCCGGTCGTCGCGCTGATCGACTCCGGCGGCGCCCGCATACAGGAGGGTGTGGAGGCGCTGACGCAATATGGCCACATCTTCCAGAAGACCTGCGAGGCCAGTGGCTTCATCCCGCAGCTTTCTCTGATTCTCGGCCCCTGCGCGGGTGGCGCGGTCTATTGCCCGGCGCTCACCGACTTCATCATCATGACCCGTCAGAACTCCAACATGTTCGTCACCGGCCCCGATGTGGTCAAGTCGGTCACCGGCGAGACGATTTCGATGGAGGATCTCGGCGGCGGCAAGGTGCACAACACCGTCTCCGGTGTGGCCCACTATCTCGGCGAGGACGAGGCCGACGCGATCGATTACGCGCGCACGGTGCTCGCCTATCTGCCCTCAAGCTCGGACGCCAAGCCTCCGGTCTACGCCTACGCGGACACCCGCGCCGACCGTGAGACCGCCGAGCGCCTGGCCACCATCGTCCCCGACAACGATCGCCAGCCCTACGACATCAACGAGGTCATCCGTTGCATCGTCGACTACGGCGAGTTCGTGCCGGTGCAGGCACTTTACGCCAAGTGCGCGGTGGTCGGCTTCGCCTGCATCGAGGGCCATCCGGTCGGTGTCGTCGCGAACCAGCCCAACGAGCAGGCCGGCATTCTGGACGTCGATTCAAGCGAGAAGATCGCCCGTTTCGTCCGCCTGTGCGATGCGTTCAACCTTCCGGTGGTCACGTTGGTGGATACCCCCGGCTACAAGCCCGGCAGCGACCAGGAGCATGCAGGCATCATCCGCCGTGGCGCCAAGGTCATCTACGCCTATGCCAACGCGCAGGTGCCGATGGTCTCGGTCGTGCTGCGCAAGGCCTTCGGCGGCGCCTATATCGTCATGGGGTCCAAGGCAATCGGCGCGGATGTCAACTATGCCTGGCCTTCCAGCCAGATTGCCGTTCTGGGCGCGGCTGGCGCGGTCAATATCATCCACCGCAAGGACCTGCACAAGGCCAAGGAGCGCAAGCAGGACGTCGAGGCGCTTCGCCAGAAATACATCTCCGAATACGAAAGCGAGACGTTGAACGCCAACCTTTCGCTGGAGACCGGCCAGATCGACGCGATGATCGACCCCGAGCAGACGCGCGAGGCCATCGCCGAATCCCTGCGGCTGCTACGCGGCAAGAAGCGCACGCGCCGCACCACCAAGCATCACGGCAACCAGCCCATGTGA
- a CDS encoding biotin--acetyl-CoA-carboxylase ligase: MTQNPDINALDRRIDAVRREYGTFAEQAKAMIPEMPRTERAADEVIALAGVDSTNILGRELLANGSLKVVAEGKPRMAAICADAQTAGHGRLGRKWSDKAGSSFLVTYITALPKCLVADPELNGWFTMAAGLAALDALNGALAECGAEPIDPAQSLMLKWPNDIFHDGHKLGGILAELVELPEGMNRLVKPKDAATTAEASNAEQAGATNGIAESAQPSKSSDATTEPAVGVMFGIGINLDLPADALPTPISTSLQLLYRNLPDSRTMRDTVAARLATSLRRRLAALSVDPQTELPNLLEETRANCWTLGREVEAKFTDGTRLKGRAVSLNPDASLTIEDESGTLQVVKTADVGVLA, from the coding sequence ATGACTCAGAATCCAGACATCAACGCTCTCGACCGCCGCATCGATGCGGTTCGGCGGGAATACGGCACATTCGCCGAACAAGCCAAGGCCATGATTCCTGAAATGCCTCGCACCGAGCGGGCGGCGGACGAGGTCATCGCGCTCGCGGGCGTGGATTCCACGAATATCCTGGGCCGGGAGTTGCTGGCCAATGGTTCGCTGAAGGTCGTAGCAGAAGGCAAGCCCCGCATGGCCGCGATATGCGCCGACGCGCAGACGGCGGGCCACGGCCGGTTGGGCCGCAAGTGGAGCGACAAGGCGGGCTCGTCGTTCTTGGTTACGTATATCACGGCCCTGCCCAAGTGCCTGGTCGCCGACCCTGAACTCAACGGATGGTTCACCATGGCGGCGGGCCTCGCCGCGCTCGACGCCCTGAACGGTGCGCTCGCGGAATGTGGAGCCGAACCTATTGATCCGGCTCAAAGCCTGATGCTCAAGTGGCCGAACGACATCTTCCACGACGGCCACAAGCTGGGCGGCATCCTCGCCGAGCTGGTGGAATTGCCGGAGGGCATGAATCGTTTGGTCAAACCAAAGGACGCCGCAACGACAGCTGAAGCTTCCAACGCCGAGCAGGCAGGAGCCACAAACGGTATCGCCGAATCTGCCCAGCCCTCAAAATCCTCAGACGCGACTACCGAGCCAGCCGTAGGCGTCATGTTCGGCATCGGCATCAACCTCGACCTGCCAGCCGACGCGCTGCCCACCCCAATCTCGACCTCGCTCCAGCTGCTCTACCGCAACCTCCCTGACTCCCGGACCATGCGCGATACGGTCGCCGCCCGCTTGGCCACCTCGTTGCGTCGCCGCTTGGCCGCGTTGTCCGTCGATCCGCAAACCGAACTGCCGAACCTGCTCGAGGAGACCCGCGCCAACTGCTGGACGCTTGGCCGCGAGGTCGAGGCGAAATTCACTGACGGCACGCGCCTCAAGGGTCGGGCGGTCTCGCTCAACCCCGACGCCTCGCTGACCATCGAAGACGAATCCGGCACCCTCCAAGTGGTGAAAACCGCCGACGTCGGCGTCCTCGCCTGA
- a CDS encoding biotin carboxylase N-terminal domain-containing protein — MVKNVNKLLVANRGEIALRVIRTAHEMGIPTVAIYAEQDRDAQYVEMADEAYLLHGDSYRSYMDEDLIIDVLHRSGADAVHPGYGYLSEIASFADKVIKAGATWIGPSPTALTDLGDKITARRVAKRAHVPPVPGLSEPVSNMRELLTFAQINGYPVMMKRTDGGGGKGITLVHNDDELRSFYMNHDALEGGDLDEYFVELFIDKARHVETQSGRDSHGNFTVYSTRDCTVQRRNQKLIEEAPAPFLTDGEKEQLERYSRSLFSAVDYVGLGTCEFMVTEQHKVYFLEVNPRLQVEHTVSEQVSGLDLVREQINIANGEELTQAPESHGHAFELRITSENPDKNLTPSGGTLTRLDWPSGPGIRIDSGVKVGDVVSPKFDSMMGKLVVTAQDRPTAVARVRRALKEFNLEGVPTPKSLFETVFNDPEFTAEDHPFSVYTKWLERKYLNRKPKSAGSGQPASMSGGEEQQPKKQETDSFVIEVDNKRVKLTVPRDIVDNLMGSARARGSKRPTQPLRGSSQGAVEQKVKANDGKSGVIDSPMQAIVTRVNVAEGQTVNKGDLLAVLESMKMENYVYAPVNGTVQKIFVGPSDSVDAGTTLMKLDVDGAEHREKSGAVEDKADKDKAEASDAPNTPQTPEAEPKEGDR, encoded by the coding sequence ATGGTCAAAAATGTCAACAAACTGCTGGTGGCGAACCGTGGCGAGATCGCGTTGCGCGTGATCCGCACGGCCCATGAGATGGGGATTCCGACGGTCGCCATCTACGCCGAGCAAGACAGAGATGCGCAATATGTAGAGATGGCCGACGAAGCCTATCTGCTGCATGGGGATTCCTACCGTTCCTATATGGACGAGGATTTGATTATCGACGTGCTGCACCGCAGCGGCGCCGACGCCGTCCACCCCGGCTACGGCTATCTTTCCGAGATCGCCTCGTTCGCCGACAAGGTCATCAAGGCCGGCGCGACGTGGATCGGCCCGAGCCCGACGGCCCTGACCGACCTCGGCGACAAGATCACCGCCCGCCGTGTGGCCAAGCGCGCCCACGTGCCTCCGGTGCCCGGACTTTCCGAGCCGGTCAGCAACATGCGTGAGCTCCTGACGTTCGCTCAGATCAACGGCTACCCGGTGATGATGAAGCGCACCGACGGTGGCGGCGGTAAGGGCATCACCCTCGTGCACAACGACGATGAGCTGCGCAGCTTCTATATGAACCACGACGCGCTCGAAGGCGGCGACCTGGATGAGTACTTCGTCGAGCTCTTCATCGACAAGGCCCGCCACGTCGAGACCCAGTCCGGCCGCGACAGCCACGGCAACTTCACCGTCTACTCGACCCGCGACTGCACCGTGCAGCGCCGCAACCAGAAGCTCATCGAGGAGGCCCCGGCCCCCTTCCTCACCGACGGCGAGAAGGAGCAGCTCGAGCGCTACTCCCGCAGCCTGTTCAGCGCCGTCGATTATGTCGGCCTTGGCACTTGCGAATTCATGGTCACCGAGCAGCACAAGGTCTACTTCCTCGAGGTCAACCCGAGGCTTCAGGTGGAGCACACCGTCTCCGAGCAGGTCTCCGGGCTCGACCTGGTGCGCGAGCAGATCAACATCGCCAATGGCGAGGAGCTCACGCAGGCCCCCGAAAGTCACGGCCACGCCTTCGAGCTGCGCATCACCAGCGAGAATCCCGACAAGAACCTCACTCCGAGCGGCGGTACCCTGACCCGCCTGGATTGGCCCAGCGGCCCCGGCATCCGCATCGATTCCGGCGTGAAGGTGGGCGACGTGGTCTCCCCGAAGTTCGATTCGATGATGGGCAAGCTCGTCGTCACCGCGCAGGACCGGCCCACCGCCGTCGCCCGCGTGCGTCGCGCGTTGAAGGAGTTCAACCTCGAGGGCGTGCCCACGCCGAAGTCTCTTTTCGAGACAGTCTTCAACGACCCTGAATTCACCGCCGAGGACCATCCGTTCTCTGTGTATACCAAGTGGCTCGAGCGCAAGTACCTCAACCGCAAGCCCAAGAGCGCCGGAAGCGGCCAGCCCGCTTCGATGAGCGGCGGCGAGGAGCAGCAGCCCAAGAAGCAGGAGACCGACTCCTTCGTCATCGAGGTGGACAACAAGCGCGTCAAGCTCACCGTGCCGCGCGACATCGTCGACAACCTCATGGGTTCCGCCCGCGCCCGCGGTTCCAAGCGTCCGACCCAGCCGCTGCGTGGCTCCTCCCAAGGTGCCGTGGAGCAGAAGGTCAAGGCCAATGACGGCAAGTCAGGCGTCATCGATTCCCCGATGCAGGCCATCGTCACGCGCGTCAACGTGGCGGAGGGCCAGACGGTCAACAAGGGCGACCTGCTGGCCGTGCTCGAGAGCATGAAGATGGAGAACTACGTCTACGCGCCCGTCAACGGTACTGTGCAGAAGATTTTCGTCGGTCCGTCCGATTCCGTGGACGCCGGCACCACGCTGATGAAGCTCGACGTGGACGGCGCGGAACATCGCGAGAAGTCCGGGGCTGTTGAGGATAAGGCGGATAAGGATAAGGCCGAAGCCTCGGATGCCCCGAACACTCCGCAAACCCCGGAAGCCGAGCCGAAGGAGGGTGATCGCTGA